Proteins found in one Plasmodium coatneyi strain Hackeri chromosome 10, complete sequence genomic segment:
- a CDS encoding Kir-like protein, producing the protein MEELQDYGILGENDLKTLRSKTMHYGMFEKSTSTCEKGTDTWGKQIRTTLQKDSNIKNHIDRILKALCYIYGMKRDSGASVATHCNFFYFWVGDMFWNSSNSTSFQHIMDKIKNAVEEKKGEHGCTFKFPTTWSRFFKQWKTVYEYTIDKSRIENDLISGKAPCTQVYFDYLQDIKSAYKTVHTQCKQKKESNFCNNIQGVENGTGFEDVPNLKCKLVSTAATPAIISSTIGTIAVGLPALAFFLYKYGLLPSWISSTFGLNSNNSRNKTRKRRSASPNIETLTADTSSLYSTADTSTDLSTTDNSTIYNGERPLSPRGGRTRRTNNNRRGGNENSRTISYQRM; encoded by the exons ATGGAAGAACTACAGGATTATGGAATTTTGGGG GAGAACGATTTAAAAACATTACGCTCGAAAACAATGCACTATGGAATGTTTGAGAAAAGTACGAGCACTTGTGAAAAGGGTACCGACACATGGGGCAAACAAATAAGGACTACATTACAAAAAGATTCTAATATTAAAAACCACATAGACAGAATTCTAAAGGCCctttgttatatatatggaatgaaGAGGGACAGCGGTGCGTCCGTTGCTACGcactgcaattttttctatttttgggTAGGGGACATGTTCTGGAATAGCTCAAATAGCACTTCTTTCCAACATATTAtggacaaaattaaaaatgcagtagaggagaagaaaggtGAGCATGGTTGCACTTTCAAGTTTCCAACTACGTGGAGTCGCTTTTTCAAGCAATGGAAAACAGTATATGAATATACTATAGACAAAAGTAGAATAGAGAACGACTTAATATCCGGCAAAGCACCCTGTACGCAGGTCTATTTTGACTATCTCCAGGACATTAAATCCGCTTACAAAACTGTGCATACACAATGtaaacagaagaaagagagTAATTTCTGCAATAATATACAAGGAGTTGAAAATGGAACAGGTTTTGAGGATGTTCCCAATTTGAAGTGTAAATTAGTATCTACGGCAGCCACCCCTGCTATTATCTCTTCCACAATAGGCACCATAGCAGTAGGACTACCTGCATTagcattctttttatataag tACGGTCTCCTACCTTCATGGATAAGCAGCACTTTTGGATTGAACAGTAACAACAGTAGAAATAAaacaagaaagagaagatcagcTAGCCCTAACATCGAAACCCTCACAGCAGACACCTCTTCATTATATTCAACAGCGGACACTTCTACAGACTTGTCCACAACagataattctaccatatataatggtgaacGTCCATTATCAcccagaggaggaagaacacgaagaacaaataataatagaagaggaggaaatgaaaacagTAGAACcattagttatcaacgtatgtaa